A segment of the Anopheles cruzii chromosome 2, idAnoCruzAS_RS32_06, whole genome shotgun sequence genome:
TCAGAATTTGCGGTCAGCATGTGAggatgtgttgtgtttttgtcgTGTCGTATAAATCGAAAGCAATTGAACTTGACGAGGGTTAAGTGGGCCCAACCCTTTGATATTGAGGGGATTTGTCACTGCAAAGGACtttcttattttattaacAATGGCTGAGCCCAAAGCTACTAAGAACCTGGCTCAGCTACCAATCGAAAAGAAGGAACAGTTCCTCGATTCCTTCGACACAATTCAAACTGACTGTGATGGTAAGTTTTGAATTCGAGCGCCAAACCATGGCATGACGCAGCATATTGTTGGTGATTTTAAGAGTAACCCTTTTTCGTAAGGCGTCCTGTGGCTTCTGAGCGAATCATTTTCCGGCGTTGACCAAGCCATACGTGCGCTTCGGACCAGTGAGAAAAAGattctgtttgtttcgaacAATAGTGTCCGTACGATGGAGGATTATCGTAAGAAACTGGACAAGCTGACGGACTACACCGTGACCGATGACGACATCATTCATCCGGGCAAACTTATCATCGAGTATCTGCGGGAGAGGAAATTCGGACAGGCGCTTTGTTATGTGATAGGGAGCGCCAATTTGAAAAAAGATCTTCGCGAGGCCGGCTTCAATATAATCGACGGAGTAAGTAGTGACGTGGCAGTATGAGTTGCTCGTGAGTTTAATTTGATCCGCTCTTTGCGGTTTCTGCGTACAGCCCAACGATCCAGTTCCGGAAGCAATCGCGAAGATAATTCCGATCATCAACGACAAGCAACCGGTGAAGGCCGTGATTGTTGACTTCGATTACAACTGCAACAACATCAAGTTGCTGCGGGCTCAGCTTTATCTGCAGCATGACGGCGATTGTTGGTTTATCGCGGGGGCAATGGACAAATCGCTTCCAGTCAGTCCCCGTATGCGCCTAATCGGTCCCGGCTGGTACATCGAAACACTTCAGAACCAGGCGGACAGAAAACCTATCGTTCTAGGAAAGCCGGGACGCGATATGAGCAGATTGATGAGCCGGCTCTATCCGGTTGAGGACGCTCGTCGAGTGTTGTTTGTCGGTGACCAACCGGAACTAGATATCAAGTATGGAAGCTTATCCGGCTTTCAAACTTTGCTagtcggcaccggcggtgtGAAACAGGCAGACCTGAGGGACCTACAGCACGATCAGGAGCTCGTTCCCGATTACTACATCGACGAGTTTGCGAGCCTAGAGAAAATCGTACTCGAAGTGAAGGCCTACAAGGCACAAAAGAGCAAATCTGTGCTGTGATTAGGGAGTGTCGAAAGAATTATTGCTTCGCCCCAGAGAGACCGGATGTTACAGGAGATTCTATCGCGGGTTCAGCAACAACGTTCCTTATTTCATGTTCCAGTTTCGAGCGGCTATCTAATCTCGAATCAATAGGCGTCCATGTATTCATGAACCCCGTCACATTTACAATACAAAGGCACACAGTTTCGCATTTATTATCTTATCGTAGGACGAGCAAGGGAAACCCTGGGGCCTATTCATTCCGGCTGTCTACTGTTGCCTAAGATTATGCAATACGAACGCATTATTAATCATCCAAAATAAACACGGGATAAAAACGGGAATTGTCTCATCCGCATTGTGGCATCACTGGGGGGCTATCTGCCGCAGACAGAAATAAGTTTATTGTTTACCGTAACTCTTCGTTCAACCTCGTAATAATCTCGTAAGATTCAGCTcatgaaaacaattttttttcggATAGTTCTAGTTAGCTGGCGGATAGAGGGCGCACTGTTCGACGATACGTAACTTTTCTACCGGGCACCGTAAACAGCTGGCACCACTGCCAACGCTGGAAATTGTGTCATCACCGTTCGGATGTTCGgatggggtgtgtgtgtttgccctTGTTTTTAATAGTTTATTAGTATCCCTTTGCCTGTGATTTTTCCGGTACCTGTTTggtgacgacggcggaaaTCGGCGCTTTTGTTATCCACTTCCGATACGGTGCGTAATAATCAATCTCATCTCGGCTCTTGGCACTGCTGCTCTGTTTCTTTGTTGACGGCCGTTGCGTGAGAGTGAAAGAGACAACAGGCATGCGGctttgttgatgttttgacAAGTGTTCCTTGGGCTGTGTGTCGCGTAGTGGTTTTTTTACTTCAGCTGCTCCCCGTTTCGAATTGTGTCTCTATCGTACACTTGATGTCATAGGCGGCGGGGGGCAAAATTGCCACATTTGCACAATTTCGAAGCAAAACTCCAGCCCTTCGGTCTGCCCAAGGTAACTGTCCAGGAACGTAAATATTTGGTGTTGCACGGTGGCGGAAGGtcagaaacggaacgaaaaccTAAGCAGTACGGGGGGGACCAAGAATGCCCGCCCATCCGTTGGTGTGCCTGCTGGCGAATTTTCCCCAAGCTGCCACACAGTCCATTCGGGTTCGCATCGAACGCAGTAGCGGTAAAATCCGGTTTTGTTCCCTCAATTAGCGGCCATCCAGGCCATTCGTTATGCTAGTGTGACAATACCCGCGGTTGGTTTAAAAGCAATTCCCAGCGATCGAATTTGGCCGTATTTTCCATCAAAATCATTTTCATTCCTCGCGCATTCCTGGGGACGTGAACGAGTGGCGCAATCAGTAAAGCTTCTCGGTACTCCGCTTCATCTGCGATAGTGTGCCGCGTTCGTTTGTGTATGTTCGCACAGCTGGTAACAAATGTGAGCAGACCACGTAAGTGTTTACACTCGAGAAGTGGCTGCGAGTGGGGGGTATACTAGTAGGACGTTTTCAGCGACTGGTCATAGTAAGCTGCGCAAGATCGTTGTTAGTAAGCTCTGCACTGCAAGATAGCCGTTCCCCCGTGGAGCGCTGTTTCGGCGCAAATTTATCCAGAGAGCTTTTCAGACATTCAATTCAGCGGTTCTGTGTTGGCTTCTGTCCCTTTTGCTTGTTTTAGGATTTACAGCGTCCTTCGGAGCGAATCCTAGTGAACGCCAACACCAGTCCCAAAGTCCAGTGCTCGCCGACGTGATAACGTTTGTGCATCTTTTGTGTACATTCAAGTGTTGTTGCAacgtttatttgaaaacaCACGCCAACCGTTACAACCATGGCCGATGAATTCGATGCATGCGAATGTTTCTGGAGCCATGAAATCGCTATGCGGAGGCTGCTGTCTTTGGTATGTGCTTTTGCTTTCCAGCTTTTGCTTCCGTAAATGTCTCCCAGACCACAGCAAATCATGCGACGCGGTTACTTTTGTCCGTTTTAGCTCCGCCACGGACAGTCGTACTGCAACGACAGTGATTGCACGGATCGTAAGTATATTTGAACATCTGGAATTTCGGATCCCCGGCGAGTACGGTATTGTTTCTTGCTCTCACTCCGAACAGTTTCGAATCTCCCGGGTTCCAATGGTGGCACAAACTTTTTTCTCGTCATCGTGGCGTTGATTTTCATGGCCGTCATGTACGTGATGCGGCCCCAGTCGCTGCGAAGACGAAACGATCTCAGCAAAGCATTACCGCCTCCATCGAACGATGTAAGTGCACGATTCAGTTTAATGCGCTTTTGTTCCTAATGCATCCCTGTGTCACGCAGGGTCCCAACAACGATGGTGCTCCTCCGTCAGTATCCTGAAAGAATCGAAAAACCATCCGTGATAGAAACGCTCAAATCCGCAACATCACGTCATTCGGCAAAAGTGCTCGAGGTGGTTCCCGAACTCCACCAATCGGCCGTGTTAcagcctttttccgttttttcccttCTGTTGACCATATAATGCAACTGTTGAACACGCTCCAGATCGACCCAGATCAATTCTACTGGAACGAACCATTAGCTTCCAACTGATCCTACTTTTCCGTGCGCTCTGCAATGATTACTTTTTGAAGTTGTTAGATGAACCTTGGTGTTCCTATTCCCTATCGCATTTcggctttttgtttgcttccattCAATGGTTTAATTGGTGAAATTGAAGATCCGTCTAAAACGTGAACGCTTGAAAGATTCCGACAACGGGTAGCAATAAGTATTTTCTTTGATAACTTGGTTCAATTTTCCGTTAATTATTCGTtcttttgcaataaaatggaatttCTTCAGATTTACGAGCAACCAAATCTATAAAAGACAGTTCTCTATTCAATTAGCACGTAAAGAACATTGTTACATTACAGGTTTATGATCAAGTTGGATTTGGAAACCCCCGATCGCTTGTATTTCTATTTATTCTGTTTGATGTTCAGTGGACTGTTGGAACTCCTAGGCAAGATATTTTActttgtgttgattttttttgcatttctgCTAAATAACAGATAGTATTTACGAGAAAAAAATAAGAATTTTTCCAaaataatgtaaaaaaatCAGTCCGGTACAAAAGCAGAAGTCTAGCTAATTGTGTCCTTACAGAAGGAGTATAGATTAGTGTTCTCTACTCTGCAATgggtaaataaaaacaaacaagtaCATAGCGGAACAGCTCACCATTCCTTTGATGCACTATCCGAAAAAAATTTACTCTATTTCAATGCAACAAAAGTTTTATTGATATCACCATTTGACCGAACTTCCCAGAAGCAACGTTTCAAANNNNNNNNNNNNNNNNNNNNNNNNNNNNNNNNNNNNNNNNNNNNNNNNNNNNNNNNNNNNNNNNNNNNNNNNNNNNNNNNNNNNNNNNNNNNNNN
Coding sequences within it:
- the LOC128268056 gene encoding uncharacterized protein LOC128268056 — protein: MAEPKATKNLAQLPIEKKEQFLDSFDTIQTDCDGVLWLLSESFSGVDQAIRALRTSEKKILFVSNNSVRTMEDYRKKLDKLTDYTVTDDDIIHPGKLIIEYLRERKFGQALCYVIGSANLKKDLREAGFNIIDGPNDPVPEAIAKIIPIINDKQPVKAVIVDFDYNCNNIKLLRAQLYLQHDGDCWFIAGAMDKSLPVSPRMRLIGPGWYIETLQNQADRKPIVLGKPGRDMSRLMSRLYPVEDARRVLFVGDQPELDIKYGSLSGFQTLLVGTGGVKQADLRDLQHDQELVPDYYIDEFASLEKIVLEVKAYKAQKSKSVL
- the LOC128268057 gene encoding small integral membrane protein 14, which gives rise to MADEFDACECFWSHEIAMRRLLSLLRHGQSYCNDSDCTDLSNLPGSNGGTNFFLVIVALIFMAVMYVMRPQSLRRRNDLSKALPPPSNDGPNNDGAPPSVS